A stretch of Lepidochelys kempii isolate rLepKem1 chromosome 14, rLepKem1.hap2, whole genome shotgun sequence DNA encodes these proteins:
- the LOC140898269 gene encoding killer cell lectin-like receptor subfamily F member 1 codes for MQDEEGYTVLNLRSQEKTTIRLSPKRIQDSPLSSQCFKCMLGILGALCIILTLAVIILTILVFQGGSHKGPTGTPPNTPADSDSGRRSLNRAEGSSRPEDVLAHLRQNLCDLQTHSRAAGGSECKLCPMDWLSHRGKCYWFSKGNKDWNGSRDDCPRKRSHILVIQDQDEMEFIQNVTQGKYPIWIGLNVTFPEEKWTWVDGSILNQNLFPVSGPAVSNSCGVIKGNQMRSEMCSAEFKWICQKEAALI; via the exons ATGCAGGATGAAGAAGGTTACACGGTATTAAACCTCCGATCCCAGGAGAAAACCACCATCCGCCTGTCACCAAAGAGGATCCAAG ATTCTCCTTTGAGTTCCCAGTGCTTCAAATGCATGCTAGGAATTTTGGGGGCTCTTTGCATCATTCTGACATTAGCCGTGATCATTCTGACTATCCTCG TTTTCCAGGGCGGCTCTCACAAAGGACCGACCGGAACACCCCCAAACACCCCTGCGGACAGTGATTCTGGGCGGAGAAGCTTAAACAGAGCAGAAGGCAGCAGCAGGCCAGAGGACGTCCTTGCTCACCTGAGACAGAATCTGTGCGATCTGCAAACACACAGCAGAGCAG CTGGAGGCTCTGAGTGCAAACTCTGCCCCATGGACTGGCTATCACACAGAGGAAAGTGCTACTGGTTCTCTAAAGGGAATAAGGACTGGAATGGGAGCCGTGATGACTGCCCAAGGAAGAGGTCTCACATCCTGGTGATCCAGGACCAGGATGAGATG GAGTTCATACAGAACGTCACACAAGGGAAATATCCCATTTGGATTGGGCTTAACGTTACATTCCCAGAAGAGAAATGGACCTGGGTGGACGGCTCCATCTTAAACCAAAATCT GTTTCCGGTATCTGGTCCAGCTGTGAGCAACAGTTGTGGGGTGATAAAGGGGAATCAGATGCGTTCGGAAATGTGCAGCGCTGAATTTAAGTGGATTTGTCAGAAAGAAGCCGCCCTGATCTAA